In Canis lupus dingo isolate Sandy chromosome 25, ASM325472v2, whole genome shotgun sequence, one genomic interval encodes:
- the ADAMDEC1 gene encoding ADAM DEC1, whose product MLCATSQLTAVGNMSLTLLSVLWLIIQTQAIAIKQTPELQLYEVVRPKKLHILYKREIQNHQTENGKDERYEPELQYQIVLNGKEVVLHLKKSKHLLGPDYTETYYSPRGEEITTSPQNMEHCYYKGHILNEKDSVASINTCNGLRGYFTHHNQRYVIKPLKSTDQEEHAILTYNQEELDLANHTCGVRNVGRKQGHIRTSRSLNSPEQEDFLQAEKYIDLFLVLDNAFYNIYKGNLTSIRSFVFDVMNLLNVIYNTLDIQVALVGMEIWSDGDKINVVSNIGDTFNNFLNWHRSNLRKMKIHDHAQLLSGLGFDNRRVGMAASNSLCSPSSVAVIEAKKKNNVALVGLMSHELGHVLGMPDIPYYTKCPSGSCVMNQYLSSKFPKDFSTSCRSHFERYILSQKPKCLLQAPIPKNIITKPVCGNQLLEVGEDCDCGSPKECSNPCCEAKTCKLKSEADCRKETLNHIIESKDLLH is encoded by the exons caaTAGCCATAAAGCAAACACCTGAATTACAGCTCTATGAAGTAGTTCGACCTAAAAAACTACACATTTTATAcaaaagggaaatacaaaaccACCAGACAGAGAATGGCAAAGAT gaAAGATATGAACCTGAACTTCAGTATCAGATTGtattaaatggaaaagaagttGTTCTTCACCTGAAAAAAAGCAA ACATCTCCTGGGGCCAGACTACACTGAAACATATTACTCACCCAGGGGAGAGGAAATCACTACCAGCCCTCAGAACATG gAACATTGCTACTATAAAGGACACATACTAAATGAAAAGGATTCTGTTGCCAGCATTAATACTTGTAATGGATTGAG GGGATACTTCACACATCATAACCAAAGATATGTGATAAAGCCTCTGAAAAGCACAGACCAAGAAGAACATGCTATCCTCACATACAACCAGGAGGAACTAGACCTGGCTAATCACACTTGTGGTGTAAGAAATGTTGGCAGGAAGCAAGGCCATATTCGAACCTCTAGGTCACTCAATAGCCCAGAG CAAGAAGATTTTCTTCAGGCTGAGAAATATATTGATCTCTTTTTGGTGCTGGATAATGCCTTT taTAACATATACAAGGGGAATCTAACTTCGATAAGAAGCTTTGTGTTTGATGTGATGAACCTACTCAATGTG ATTTATAATACCCTAGACATTCAAGTGGCATTGGTAGGTATGGAAATCTGGTCTGATGGTGATAAGATCAACGTGGTATCCAACATAGGTGATACCTTTAACAACTTTCTGAATTGGCATCGTTCTAAcctgagaaaaatgaagatacatgACCATGCACAGCTACTCAG TGGACTTGGCTTTGACAATCGACGTGTAGGAATGGCAGCATCAAATTCCTTGTGTTCTCCATCTTCAGTTGCTGTTATTGAG gctaagaaaaagaacaatgtggCTCTTGTAGGACTGATGTCACATGAGTTGGGTCATGTCCTTGGTATGCCTGATATTCCATATTATACCAAGTGTCCCTCAGGGAGTTGTGTGATGAACCAGTATCTGAG TTCAAAATTCCCGAAGGATTTCAGTACATCCTGCCGTTCACATTTTGAGAGATACATTTTATCTCAAAAACCAAAGTGCCTGCTGCAAGCACcaattcctaaaaatataataacaaaacCAGTGTGTGGGAACCAACTTCTGGAAGTAGGAGAAGATTGTGATTGTGGCTCTCCTAAG GAATGTTCCAATCCTTGCTGTGAGGCCAAGACCTGCAAATTAAAATCTGAAGCTGACTGTAGAAAAGAAACTCTGAACCATATCAT tgAATCAAAAGATCTACTTCATTGA